From the genome of Prunus persica cultivar Lovell chromosome G8, Prunus_persica_NCBIv2, whole genome shotgun sequence:
GTAACCACCATCCCTAAAGCTGACGGTTGGTCTGTGCGCAATGCGATCTCCACTGCCATAatttggttgtggttgtggttgtggtaGTGCTTGAGGTGCCATTTGGTGTGCTGCTGTTGTATCACAAGGATTGTCGCATATCCCAAGCTTGACAATGAATGCAACAATGCTCCCTTTGTCAATGCCCTCACTCTCAATCCAGATGTGACCACCCATGGTGTTTATAAACCTAATCCAGTCATTTCACACAGTAAGTTGATCAAGTTGAATGAATAAGAAGAAATGAACCAAAAGCACCACCTTACTTGATGACtccaattattattattaactttttcaataactttttttatatcaGATTCATATCTTTTTTCAATTGCACTACGGAAATGGTGAAAAGTCGGAATTTTTTTACTCTACCGTCTACAAATGGCAAGTCCAAGTCCAGCACCATCATTTATTCGATTGGATCCACTTCTGGGCTGAGAAAATTTGGTGAAAAGATGAGGAATATCTTGTGGGAGAATACCACAGCCAGAATCCTTAACCTGCAACACCGGGAATACCATTAGATCACATTTACAAGATTGTTGAAGTTTATAGGACTACAATGCAATCAAATTTGCGCTTGTCCATAACATACAACATACTAAAAGATGCCTCCAACCTCAGCATACAAAATGCAATACTAACATAAGCTAAACAAAGATTAAATGCAGTCATTGACCTGAACTCGCAGGTAAAAGTGGCCATCAGTGGATGCTGGATAAAATTCAGGTGGTCGCCAGTCTCTTGAAGATTCCGGTTTTGCCACAGATGCTACAATTGAAATATATCCCTCCTTTGTAAACTTCACAGCATTACCAGCAACATTTAGAATAGTTTGCATAAGCCGATTCTCATCTCCAACAGCACACAGGGGTAAATCTGGGGATAGAATCAAACTCATAGACAACTTCTTCACAGATGTGATGGGCTGTATCAAATTGATTACCTACAGTTTCAAAATGGTTGCATGTAACTTCACCAAAAACCAAAGTACTTGAAAGTACACATTGAAGCCCTAATCCGGAAAATGTACCTCTCTGAAAACTCCATGGAGGTTAAACTTTCTAATGTCTAACTCTAGGCTGCCATCTTCAAGTCTAGAAAGATCAAGAACATCATTAATAAGTGTTTCCAAAAGGTTGCTACTCTTTAGTACTGTCTCTATCATAACTCTTTGTTCTGAAATCAGTTCTGTCTCTAACAGAAGAGAAGACAGTGCAATAATTGCATGCATTGGTGTCCTCATTTCATGGTTCATGACAGCAAGGAAATCGTTGCGAGCATGGATTGCCATCTCTGCTTCTCTCCGTGCTAAATCTAAAGCAACGTTCTGCTCCATGAGCTGATCACGGGCTCGCATGGACTCTTCCAGAATAGCAGCATGTGAAAGAGCAACAGCTACCTGTATgacatattaaaattaaattcatgacTGTAAAAGACCTAGCCCACCCAACCTTACAACTCTTGACCACCTTAGCAGAGGGCTGAGGACAACTAAACTCTTGTTACAACCTTTAGCATGCATGTAGGAATCAGAAGGAAGACAAGTGATATATCAGTTATTTTAGCCTGaccaatgaaaagaaaaaacaaatgaacaaTAGAAGACACCTGATCTGCAACAACATCAACCAGTTCCAGTTCATGGTCTCGCCACTTTCTGGTGCTATCTGTGGGTAGAATCAGAACCATGATTGCGTAGCTTTTGGCAGAGAGATCAGGCCAGTCATTGATTTGGAAATTCGAAAGATTTAATAGGGGTACCCGCAGAGCAATAACCTCAGGTGGA
Proteins encoded in this window:
- the LOC18768052 gene encoding probable ethylene response sensor 1, which codes for MDSCDCIDAQWPPDELLVKYQYISDVFIALAYFSIPLELIYFVQKSSFFPYRWVLMQFGAFIVLCGATHFINVWTFYMHSKTVAVVMTVAKVSCAVVSCATALMLVHIIPDLLSVKTRELFLKNRAEELDREMGRMLTQEETGRHVRMLTHEIRSTLDRHTILKTTLVELGRTLGLQECALWMPSRTGMNLQLSHTLNYQIQVGSTVPINLPIINEVFTSSRAIRIPYTCPLARIRPLVGRYVPPEVIALRVPLLNLSNFQINDWPDLSAKSYAIMVLILPTDSTRKWRDHELELVDVVADQVAVALSHAAILEESMRARDQLMEQNVALDLARREAEMAIHARNDFLAVMNHEMRTPMHAIIALSSLLLETELISEQRVMIETVLKSSNLLETLINDVLDLSRLEDGSLELDIRKFNLHGVFREVINLIQPITSVKKLSMSLILSPDLPLCAVGDENRLMQTILNVAGNAVKFTKEGYISIVASVAKPESSRDWRPPEFYPASTDGHFYLRVQVKDSGCGILPQDIPHLFTKFSQPRSGSNRINDGAGLGLAICRRFINTMGGHIWIESEGIDKGSIVAFIVKLGICDNPCDTTAAHQMAPQALPQPQPQPNYGSGDRIAHRPTVSFRDGGYTSSNPRYQRSI